TTTTCGTGGCAAATGTTATGTTTAatcttaattttgttttaatccttttattttccatttatattagtttatgttttaataaaaaaaatattatgtttaattttatttttagttttttagttttaaattattaaatgttTAATCTAAAAAAACAAAGGTTTAGGTTATTTTTGTCACTTAACTTTTAGTTTTGTATTCATTTGATCATTTAActctttttaaattttaaaatttcatcaaacttttggctttatgctcatttagtcacttaactttttatttggtcacatttagtcacctaacatTTAAGATTGTGCTTATTTAGTccctaaacttttaaatttttcaaaagtttagtgactaaatgagcgtAATTTTAAAAGTTATGTGACTAAATAagcacaaatctaaaagttaagtgaccaaaccaaaagttaaatgAATAAATGAGCACaaaatcaaaagtttgatgacctttttaaacttaaaaagagttaagtgaccaaatgaacacaaaaaccaaaagttaagtgatcaaaaatgacctaaacttATAGGTTAAAGAGGAATGGAAATAATGATTGTGGAATGAAAAAATAGGAAGTGAAAGGGAAAAAAAATgatgttgtaaatgagttaggaAGTATTATATGGATTCCCATCATCCTAACAATTTCGAAGGACCAAAAACATTTCTTAGGGTgccatataaaatatttttcccCTCCAAAAtgtgtttcttttttctttccgATAGTTATTTTCCACATTACAACTTTTGCAACAGGTAAACTAGTATAGAATATAACAGTTTCTCGCTATAAAATATAGTTGTCTTTTTTTAAACTCTAATAACATGGAAATGTTCAGGGTGATGAACATTTCTCACTATGAAAATAAGTAATCTCGTGATCTGATGTATGTGGATGTGTGGTGTTTACTAATAAGAGATACAAAGTTGGATTGCTATTAAAATAAGAAAACCATTTTTCACTCCAAATAAAAGATTGTAACATTTTTCATGCGAAGGGGATAACATTTACATCAGCAAATATTTAATTTCTGCTGCTTGAAATTTTTATACTAAAAATGACGATGAATTTTTTATTCATCGAAAAAAATCATGTTATTCAAATAATTCATTTCATTTAGAAATTAATAAAAAGATTAATTACGTAAAAGACTAAAATCACAAtgcatataattaatattttggccctatattttcactaacggaaaaaGTAACCattttttttcacaatttttcTTATATATAAATTGCAAAAATGTCAAACAATCTCACTTATAGGTGCACTTGATAGTACACTTTCAgttaggggtgtaaacgagccgagccgagcccgaacttgaccaagctcgagctcggctcgattaatttgaggaagctcgagctcgattcgagccttaaaatgaagctcgagctcggctcatgaacaatttagtgggctcgcgagcctaatcgagcctaaacgagcctctatgtatatatatatatatatatatatatatatatatatatatatatatatatgtgtgtgtgtgtgtgtgtgtgtgtgtgtgtgtgtatataggctcgtttaggctcgcgagccccaTTAATTGAagttcggctcgagctcgtttagtAAACGAGCCCCATATctaggctcgagctcggctcgggctcgtttaattcgatctcgagtcgagcttttaacgagtcgatcccgagtagctcacgagtagctcggctcacttacacctCTACTTTCAATTTTATCCATGTACTAATTTACAGAAGGACATATAATTTCCAAAAAAGAACATGGGTCAATATATAAAAACTGAAATTACATAAGCATGTCTAAAAGAAGCATTTTGTTTAATCTGTTGATTCTCAGATAAAACATAATTTACCACACATTGACATTTGTTGCGAAATATTTCCTCTGTTATTGTTGCTAAACAACTTGTTAATTCAAAGTGTTTGTAAACTTCCACAATTTTATCGTCTTAAGATGGCACAAAtatgaaattacatttttttgAACGGCATATTTATTAAAAACTAGCAAGGGGCTGTCACAAAATACAAATTACAAACAAAGAAAATGAGAAATAGACCAGACGGACCAACAACTATTTCTAAACATGGATCTATTCTTGAAACAATTAAAAGAAAGTAACTGAATAACATTTGTCGCTTTAAGAGAATAACATCTCCTTTTGTTGAAGACCATAGCATTATGAGCTTTCCAAATAACCCACACCACCGAGTATAAAAGAGTCAACCTGAGATTTTTCTCCTTCTTGCAACTCACCCGCATCTTCAACAAAGAAATAAGATCCTCCAGCTGATATAAACAAACCACTCTAAACTCCAAACCAGTTCAAAATATGCAATGAAAAGggacatttgaaaaaaaaacatgctcAATCTCATCTACTTCGTAGCCACACCATTTGCAAGACAAATCGTTTACCAAGACCCCTCtaagggaggagggagtcatTCCCTCCCAACCCACTGAACCCATTGTCACATTAATTTTTGTCACTTTTTTTTTTCCATCTTTCTCAACCCACAACACATGGAAATCCTATCTTTTTCAACCCACTcaactaaaaaaatacaaaacaacaaaggtacaagttttaaaacatatggtacaagagaaaatgagaaagaaaaagtAGAAAGAGATGATGAAGTGGATTAGTGAAACCAATTAAACAACCCGTTGAAACGGGAGTGGTACCGGCGgtaactctattgctaattaagattttatcttgattgttttgtatttttttttaattgaatgagTTGAGTGAGTTCAAAACGATAGGGTTTCAGTGTGTTGTGGGTTGGGAAAGatgatgaaaaataaataaataaataagtgatgtggcagtgggttcagtgggttgggagggaatgactccctcctccctaGTAGGGAGTCGTTTCCTCCCAACCCACAGAACTCACTGTCACATCAATTTTTGTCTCTtcttttttcttcatctttcccaaCCCAAAACACATGGAAATCCTATCTTTCTCATCCCAttcaacccactcaattaaaaaaatacaaaacaactacGGTACAAGTTCTAAAACCCATGGTACAAGAGAAAATGagaaagagaaagtagagagagatgaTGAAGTGGGTTAGTGAAACCAATTAACCAACCCATTGAAGCGGGAGTGGTATCGCCAgtaactctattgctaattaagattttacctttgattgttttgtattttttttttaattgaattggtcgagtgggttcaaaaagatagggtttccgtgtgttgtggcttggaaaagatgaagaaaaaataaaatagaaaaagtgATGTGGTAGTGGGTTCAGTGGGTTGGGAGAGAACGACTCCCTCTTCTCTAAGGGAGGAGGGATTCGTTCCCTCCCAACCCACCGAACTCACTGTCACATCAATTTTTgtctcttctttttcttcatctttcccagcccacaacacacggaaatcttatctttctcaacccactcaattaaaaaaaaatacaaaacaactaaggtacaagttttaaaacacatggtacaagagaaaataagaaagagaaagtagagagagatgaTGAAGTGGGTTAGTGAAACCAATCAACCAACCCGTTGAAGCGGGAGTGGTACCGCCGATAACTCTATTGCTAGTTAAGATTTTACAtttgattgttttgtatttttttaattgaatggGTTGAGTGGATTCAAAAAGATAGGGTTCCGTGTGTTGTGGGttgggaaagatgaagaaaaataaaagagaaaaagtgATGACGCAATGGGTTCAGTAGGTTGttagggaggagggagtcattCCCTCCCAACCCAATGAACCCACTGCGACATcactttttctcttttatttttcttcatctttcccaaCCCACAACACATAGAAACCCTATCTTTTTGAACTCACTTAACCCATTCAattataaaatacaaaaaaatcaaAGGTAAAAAATTTGTATTAGCAATAGAGTTACCGGCGGTACCATTCCCGCTTCAACAAGTTGGTTGATTGGTTTCACTAACCCACTTCATCATCTCTCTCTActttttctctctcattttctcttgtaccatgtgttttaaaacttgtatcTTAGttgtttagtattttttttaattgaaagggttgagtgggttgagaaagatgaagaaaaagaagagacAAAATTTGATGTGATAGTGGATTCAGTGGGTTGGGAGGGAAAGACTCCCTCCTCCCTAAGAGAAAGATTAGTAGTCATCGGGATCTTATTACATATAATCCTCCATACAAAACAATTAATTTTGGTAGAAACCCAACTTATCCAATGAAAATCAACCATGCCACTATTCACACCCAAATTTAACACCATCAGCCCCTGAGAGACGAAACCGAGAAGTGCCCCAAAGAATTAGCTTTCCACACCCACGTATCCTGGGAAACGGATATATGTAAACCCGCCACAGTAGCTGCTAAACCGTCTAGCTCTTCCATCTCCTTGCCCCTCATTGGTTGTCTCTTCTGCTCCGTATGGAAAACAACCCCATCTTCGCCTTCAAACATATCTGAAACTTTACAGTTTTTATTTGACTCTATTTTGTATAAAGCTGGAAAAGTATCTTTCAGAATTCTATCTCCACACCACTTATCTTTCCAAAAATAAGTTCTATTTCCAGGCCTGTTTCCTGCAAAAAAGATCATCAAGACAAATATTTCATTCCTCCAACTCCCAAATACTACAATAGATCGCAAGCCATGTACCGGGAATGCCGCACTTAGCTATAGGCTTCCCATCAATGCAATTTGTGTTATGAATAGCTCtaagggaggagggagtcatTCCCTCCCAACCCACTGAACTCACTACCACATcaatttttctctttttatttttcttcatctttcccaaCCCACAACACACAGAAACTCTATCTTTTTGAACCCACTCagttaaaaaaatacaaaacaatcaaaggtaaaatcttaattagcaatagaATTAATAGCGGTACCACTCCCGCTTCAACGGATTGGTTTATTGGTTTCACTAACCCACTTCAtcatctctctctactttctctttctTATTTCTCTTGTACCATGTATTTTAAAACTTGTACCttagttgttttgtattttttttaattgagtgggttgagtGGGTTGAGAAATATAAGATTTCCGTGTGTTGTGCGTTGgtaaagatgaagataaagaagagACGAAAATTGATGTGATAGTGGGTTCAGTGGGTTGAGAGGgaacgactccctcctccctaaTACAAGAGGACCAAAGAGTATTATCTTCAACTTTTAACTTCCACAACCAGTTTGCAAGAAGCGCAATATTCATAGATTTAAGACACCCCACTCCAattcctattctaataaataaataagtttattctcATATTGACAAGTGTCACAATATTAAAAATCTTTGTTAATATTATATGTCACTTATCATGTCACATGTCAATCTAttaattcttcattttaaattttaaattgtaaatttctcactctaattacattaaattaataatttatttttcatttcaagtttcaaattttaaatttcacactctaattacattaaattaataacattagaataaaaaataaaataaaataaatatatattataaggtgctataatttcatgtatttatttaaatcgattataattttatataaccaaaaaaatatcccttaattaataatttatttgaaataataattgaTTTATAATTTTAAGCTTTTACTACGAAAgtctaattaattttataatcgttGTTCTCACTTGTTGTAAACTAGTTTTGTATAAAGCTTGAAAAGTATCTTTCAGAATTCTATCTCCACACCACTTATCTTTCCAAAAATATGTTCTATTTCCAGGTctgttttctaaaaaaaaaaaaaaaaaaaaaaaaaaaaaaaaaaaaaaaaaaatcatcaagaCAAATATTTCATTCCTCCAACTCCCAAATACTACGATAGATCGTGAGCCATGTCCCAGGAATGCCGCACTTAGCTAAAGGCTTCCCATGTAATTTGTGTTATGAATAACTCTAATACAAGAGGACCAAAGAGTATTATCTTCAACTTTTAACCTCCACAACCATTTCGAAAGAAGCGCAATATTCATAGATCTAAGACACTCCACTCCAAATCCTCCCAAGTTCTTGGGCTTAATGACCACCTCCCAAGCTAccgaattaattttatttttagacaaaattgcaaaaatggtccctgtggtattcatTTTTTTTGTGGGGTTTTAGTTCAAACCCCGATTTTTTTGGATTAGTGGTCATTTTGAGCTAGTTTTGTTGCTGATTTGGTCCCTCAGTAAACTATAATTACTGTAATGcccttttgatttattttttatgttttttttatttaacttaaatgaaaaagaaattaattaattaatttgggccaacatatatatatatatatatatatatatatatatatatatatatatatatatcgtgtaCGCATGTAATGCcctaagggtattatagtcatttcactAGTTGgagggaccaaaaacgcaacaaaactaactcaaaatgaccaccaatccaaaaaagtcgtggtttggactaaaccccaaaaaaaatgcataccatagggaccatttttgcaattttgtcttatttttatTATCATTACCACCCCATAAAAATCTCCTCCTATTTTCCTCCAACAGCTCAAAAAAAAATTGGAgctttaaaaattgaaaaataatataAAGGCAGGCTACTTAATTAGCACAGATTTCACAAGAGTGAGTCTACCACCAAACGAGAGAGATCTGGCTTTCCATAATGATAATTTAGCTTTGAATTTCTCCACAATGGGCTTCCAATTCCTGGCAAGCTTCATATTTGCCCCGATAGGAAGACTAAGATAAGAAAAAGGAAATGAAGCGGGTTCACAATGCATAATGCTAGCAAGCCTAGCAGTATCAATGTTATCCACCCCAATACATAGAACTTTGCTTTTACTATGGTTAACCTTTAGCCCCGAGGCTAGAAAAAAACACATAAGAATTCGATTTAGATTTAAAAAGTTCATCTCGGACCACCCCTCATAAACAACACATCATCCGCATACATAAGATATGATAAAAGAGTCCCACCATGATGTAAAGAAATATCTTTAAAGATATGTCGGTCACAAGCTTCCTTCATATAAACATTTAGCCCTTCCATATGAAAAGGTGTGATAAAGGATCACCTTGCCTCACACCTCTCTTTATAGCAAATTCTTTAGTGGTTGAACTATTTACTAAAATAGAAACTTTTCCGAAAGAAAGACAACCCCAAATTCACTTCTTCCATTTATCTCCAAAATTCATTTGTTCCAAAATAGAGTCAAAATATCTCCAATTTAACGAATCAAACACCTTATCAAAGTCAACTTTAAAAATAAGCACTTGTTTTTTAATCTTCTTGCCCATGATTACGTAATTATGTCAAGTGGTTCAAGTGTGTCCGGAAGAAAGAGAGAAATCGATTGACATGACACATCAACTTTGTGTAGATTCAAGGGACTTTTTTAGTATTAAAACGGTTAGTTGTAATATTTTCCTGCAACTAAATTTGGTTGGAggctttaaataaaataaatttccgTGTCTCTAAATTAGTTGGAGATCCTGTTCAAACATCGAGTTAGGCAATGCAAGTTTGTGAAGGTTTTCTGTTTAGTAAGTTAGTTAATTAGATAATGTATTTTCATATAGAAGTAGCTTTCGGTATGAAATCAATTGTCAATTCAatataagttgtcctttcaaaAAGAAATACACTTTAATTCATTATGTATTTAATCAACTTGAATCTGTATTTAGATATCTTTGTAAATCAAAAGGAATTATCGAGCCATTAAATTGTTTCACGAAAACCTTGGAAACTATTTTGGCTAAAAAATAGTTATTCATCATTAGTCATGTATTCAACCAATATTTTAAATCTTGGAGACAGCTTAAAGTTAAGTATCAAATAACACTTCTAATCTTAttatagaagaaaaaaaaagaacttCACAAGTTGCAGATGGTTTTGAAACTGATTGCACTTAGAAGTATTACAAATATTGTATGATTAATTTCTAGTATTAAAGAATTGGAAAAAGAAGTGGTTGTGGAATTGGTCAAGACTAAGGTCGAACTTTTCATAAACACCTAAAGTCGGTTTTGTGTCCAATTAGAGAAGACACGGTCAAACTATAGAAATCATGAAATTAAAGTCTACAAAAGCAGCAATAAGAGGGTTGACTTAACAATCTCCCATTGGCATTTGTGGGTATGATGATGTATTCTTCTCCTAAACTAACAATTAATAactttaatcttatcaatcttcaagaaatacaTTATCTTTCTAGAAGTTAAGTTAATGCCCTTTTATATAAAAGTTCCAACATCTCAATTCTCAATTTCTTAATTGACTCATAAAAATTGTAACGGTTTTTAATATGTTTTATCATGTTGATATTACTTATTTGTTTATCATCTATAAATTGGTTTAATGATTTCTTTGGATTGGAAATGAATTTTATTACTCATATATCACCAAAAAAAATGGTATTATTATTAGATTCACGTCTTATAACACTAATCATGCCACTGTCTTTTGTATAATAAAATTAGAAACCCCACTAAAGCTTAAGAACTTCCATAGTTATCTAAAAAAACATTTATCAATCCTACTACTAGCTAGAGGTTGAACATCCTTTTCCTTCTACCGTTTCCTTCTACCTTCCAGGAATATTAAATACATATTAACCACCAACTCTCTATATATACACACGAAAAATAAACAAGACATGGTATCTCTTTTCTTTCTTCTATCATATCATATTATCAACCAAAATGGTACGTTTGAGTGTGATGCATGTTGCTAACAATCATGTTGGCATCTCCATACCCCTTGGAATAGGCCTATTTGTCGTGGTGTCTGCCATAGTCGCATTGTGTGCCAACCATGCAAGACGAGCTTCAAGAAAAGATCAAGGAAGTACAGATGACATAGGTGGTACTACTGAGAAGATGTGTGATTCAAGTCGAGAAGATAATTATCAAGAAAAGTTTGCACCAAGATCACCCTTAAGGTCTCCAAAGCAATTGATCACCACCATAAGCAATAAGGCTATGACATCGTTCATCGTCAACCATAAAAGAGGAAAGGgtcatgatggtggtggtggtgatgcagCGGTGGAGGAAGGATTTGGACAAGGTGGTTTGTGGCAGAAAGAGATATTGATGGGAGTGAAGTGTCAGCCGCCAGAGTTTTCAGGGGTAATATATTATAATTGTGATGGGCATCAAGTTTCGGAGTTCCCTCCGAGATCTCCGAGGTCACCAAGGGTAGCCCATTCGCCGGATTTTACTTTTCCGATGATCAAAAGTTCGGTTTAGTTATCCTTGATTTAATTATACGTGTTGTCCGGTTTTCTTTGTATATGCTACTTGATTAAAAGGAACTCCGTTATCCGCTTATCAATTGTCACTTTAAGGATAACTATAGTTTTAATTTTGGAAATGgtataaatatttaaaagtttCGAGGAAAGGTTATAAAATAATCGAGGCTGTAGCACTACAACGTAGGTGATAATTAAATGATAATCAACATGTTTGAATTGAACACATATTTTATATTCATGTACGAAGGAGGACAATGTATAGAAAAACGAATGCATTCTATAACAACTAAAATTAGTAAAATATTAGGATTATTAGGTTTGacgtaaaattaaaaaaatacaaaaagacaAATCACAAATGCGGTCAAGGTCATTTATTCATCGATAAACAAACATGAAATTCGGTAAGAAGCTTTTagaactttttaaaaaaaataaagaaaaacccTTGAATTAAGAGTGTCTTGTTGAGAATATTGATATCATTGATGTTCCTCAAACTGTTCATTGGTATATCCGTTTACGTATCCTTtctttatatattatttattttatatttttgtaataTATTTTTGTAATATGTTTGTAAAGGATTTATTGCAAGAGGGTGTTTCTTGTATTTATTGGAAAATGGTGGATTGAGGCTCACTATCGATCAAAGATCAATAAGCATGCACGTTTTACCCGGATCCGGATTAGACACGTTGTATAtaatgtttgtgtgtgtgtgttagtatTGGTTCATAATACACAGATCACTCTCATGTACTCTTCGTCTCTTCTTTCTAGTTTAGGGTtcgttgattagggtttccagtctTGGTGTCTATAATCCTTGTGTTCATATATTAGGGTTGAGAGTAGTATAGGCAGAGCATTGTAGTGAGGCTTGTTGTAATATGAGTGATTGAGTGTTTGTGGTGAGTTTTTGACTTGTAAGTTCTTTCAGAACTAACTAATTGTTATTCAAATAAAAGAATTGTTAATGTTGTTTAGATCTAGTTTTttttcatggtatcagagcgaggCTCTCCTTGTTCTTGATTTGTTGTTCTGCgtctagatctagatctagaTCTATAGAGTAGTTTAGCAATCTAGGGTTTTCTCATGTTGTTTTCTGTTCCCCCTGGATCGGATCTTTGTAATCTGTAATTATGATCATGTTTGGTGGGTGTCGTCTCCAATAGTTCTTCATCACTATGTTTAATTGTAAATGTAGCGCTTAGTAGTAAATGCTTAGGTTAACTATTGTTATCCTAATGGCCAATGTTACGACAGTCGATCAATGTTAAACATGTACAAACAAGTTCTATAAACGGATGTGATTCTTGGCATTTGGATGTCGGTTCTACTTTAGCAATAGATCATTTCTGATCTAACGAAACTACTTTGCTACCTTGCAGAGCATTTAAGTGGAATCAATGTGAGTTTTGCACACTTTCTTCTGTGTTTGGGTTTTTTGCATGGGATTGTTTCTTTTGTGTTGTTCTTGTTTGTCTCTTTGCTCTTCTTTGTGTGTGATTTCTTATTTGTAAGTTTTTCTTGTTTGTATTATGGTTGGTGGTCCTGCTGCTGAGTCTAGTGAATCTTTTAATAAGAATTAATATGTTGGTTTTGATGATCCACTTTATTTGCATCCTTCTGATAACATTGTTACCACTATAATTAGTTGTAAACTTCTTGGAACTAAAAATTTTATAGTTTGGAGGAGTTATGTGACAAGAGCTCTGAAAGCTCGAAATAAAATTAGATTTGTAGATGGTATTGTTGTTAAACATAAAGATGATTATGTTAAATCTCTTAAGTGGGAGTGTGTGAATGATATTGTTTGTTCTTGGATCTTAGGATCTTTATCCGAGTCTATGTGTGCTGGTCATGCATGTTCTGAATTTGCTCTTGATATTTGGACTGGGTTGTATGATACTTACAATAAGGTTGATGGTTCAATTGTTTTTAATTTGCATCAACATATTAATTCTTTAACTCAAAGTGTATTAAGTGTTtctaattatttaacaaacttgATGCACTttattgtaacatcctgactcctAGGTATAAAATTTAAAGCTTTTATATTCATAAGTATAGACCTACTCAACAAGTTGgctgccccaactcgtcgtgtagaaactGATAAAGTTGTGTGTCTTcttgaacctactcgacgagttggaggacccaactcgacgagttgactttgGACatgttttcaccctatttaaaggaccttaagtcctcccTCCAGCCTCCTCACCACCTTTCACGTCCAGAAACAATACCTAATCGAGTTAAACTCTTATTTTGAGTGTGTAaggctaaaagtgtgtgtttaatgcatttcttgaagagacttgaagattgagaagcttggaacgagaaggagcttgtagatccagcatCTACTTTGTTTTGGCATTCATTTGAAGGTCaaaagtcattaccttgatcattctcttgttagatctcttcattcAAGAGTTTAGGGTCATTTCTAGCTTATTTTTTAGGCATTTCTAGTATTGAGCATGTTTTGAAGTGAGGAGTTCAGATTTTGACTCCTCTAGGCACTCAGGGACATAAAGCTCTTGACGTTATCAAGCTTTGGCccttctccatgccctaaacctcttcctaagactagttttgggtgttttagcttcttgaagccttgtatacacgtaaagttggcaactttacgtggtaactacaccctaagaggctagatctacagtttggagccttaGTTTCGCTTAaaagcgtctgaatgagaaaaagactgaaggaactcaatgagttgcaTAGTCAACTTGATGAGTTAGATGAGGGTTTCCTGCTTTCTGGATTCTGCATGAATTCGGCGAGGTAgtgagataactcgacgagtttgttagGATTTTCCCAATCTTCTGGACACGGCATGGAATCAACGAGTTGTTTgataactcagcgagttgactcgGGTTTTCTCGATTTtttgagttctgaaggaactcgacgagtctgtaagtTGCACTCAAcgatttgaccaagtttgacttctaaGGGTACTTTGGTAATTTGGGTCTTGATAAAATTGGTCCTATGATGATTGTAGGTGGTTGATTTTGGAGTTGTGTTTGGGAGTTTGACATTATCATCCagtgctacttgtgaggtgagttttcctcactatactcaagggtcgaaggcaccaaggtcgccCTTCTGGATTGTTATCCTGCTTTATTATTAGTGTGATATGTtgattggtatcctggtagataggatgtttctatgtggttatgatcggttagatcggaatcctggtagataggatgttgctatgcttagtgatctgctAGATATGCTTGACTGTCtttagactgttatgtgattacctgt
The genomic region above belongs to Lactuca sativa cultivar Salinas chromosome 4, Lsat_Salinas_v11, whole genome shotgun sequence and contains:
- the LOC111896448 gene encoding uncharacterized protein LOC111896448 → MVRLSVMHVANNHVGISIPLGIGLFVVVSAIVALCANHARRASRKDQGSTDDIGGTTEKMCDSSREDNYQEKFAPRSPLRSPKQLITTISNKAMTSFIVNHKRGKGHDGGGGDAAVEEGFGQGGLWQKEILMGVKCQPPEFSGVIYYNCDGHQVSEFPPRSPRSPRVAHSPDFTFPMIKSSV